Proteins co-encoded in one Nicotiana sylvestris chromosome 7, ASM39365v2, whole genome shotgun sequence genomic window:
- the LOC138873219 gene encoding uncharacterized protein, whose protein sequence is MAEDSELWDVIYDGPFVHMKTIGKTAATVPKIRKEYNEVDRKAIEKKLPIKEDPRTTQVKQSKIDMLNTKYELFKMNEDESIQDIHTRFTSIINELHSLGEIILKNKLVKKTLSMLPGSWESKVNAITEEKDLQKLMIDELFGNFKTYEMKKKKKKKKKKKN, encoded by the exons ATGGCTGAAGATTCAGAGCTTTGGGATGTCATCTATGATGGACCCTTTGTCCATATGAAGACCATTGGCAAGACAGCAGCCACAGTTCCAAAAATAAGGAAGGAGTATAATGAAGTCGATCGTAAAGCCATCGAAAAAAAACTTCCGATCAAAGAAGATCCTC GTACCACTCAAGTCAAGCAGTCAAAAATCGACATGCTCAACACTAAGTATGAACTCTTCAAGATGAACGAGGATGAGTCTATTCAGGACATTCATACTCGTTTCACTTCCATCATTAATGAGCTTCATTCTCTAGGGGAGATCATCCTAAAGAACAAATTGGTCAAAAAAACACTCAGTATGTTACCTGGTTCCTGGGAGAGCAAAGTCAATGCAATTACAGAAGAAAAAGATCTACAAAAGCTGATGATTGACGAACTTTTTGGAAATTTTAAGACctatgaaatgaagaagaagaagaagaagaagaagaagaagaagaattag